Proteins from a genomic interval of Sphingopyxis sp. QXT-31:
- a CDS encoding RNA polymerase sigma factor has protein sequence MSADLSQCSDQDLAAFARAHREDAYRELLRRYKTGVYRLIVKQIGDADEAMDLTQETFVSGFSALDRYDGERPFRTWIARIALNKCRDWARRRKVRAFFSRALPLENAHHVASDGPGPDSAATDRRELAKVRGAIDQLPQNLREVLLLRGVDEVSQAETAVILRVSEKTVETRLYRARTRLRELLAGTSASAEG, from the coding sequence GTGAGCGCCGACCTATCGCAATGTAGCGACCAGGATCTGGCGGCCTTTGCGCGCGCGCACCGCGAAGACGCCTATCGCGAGTTGCTGCGCCGTTACAAAACGGGCGTCTACCGGCTCATCGTAAAGCAGATCGGCGATGCCGACGAGGCGATGGATCTGACGCAAGAGACGTTCGTCTCCGGCTTTTCGGCGCTCGATCGCTATGATGGCGAACGCCCCTTCCGCACATGGATCGCCCGTATCGCGCTCAACAAATGTCGCGACTGGGCACGACGGCGAAAGGTGCGCGCCTTTTTCTCCCGCGCGCTCCCGCTCGAAAATGCGCATCACGTAGCAAGCGATGGTCCTGGGCCCGATTCCGCGGCGACCGACAGGCGAGAGCTCGCCAAGGTTCGCGGGGCGATCGATCAGCTGCCGCAGAATTTGCGCGAAGTGTTGCTCCTCCGCGGTGTCGACGAGGTCAGCCAGGCCGAAACAGCGGTCATTTTGCGCGTCAGCGAGAAAACAGTCGAAACGCGCCTCTATCGAGCGCGGACCAGGCTCCGGGAATTGCTCGCGGGAACATCTGCGAGCGCCGAGGGTTGA
- a CDS encoding heavy metal translocating P-type ATPase: MHDHQGAEKGSGSTTDPVCGMTVDPATTPHTATHSGKHHYFCSAGCLAKFEADPDLYAAKSEPAAADAPEGAIWTCPMHPEIQRAGPGSCPICGMALEPVMPTASDGPSEEYRDMRRRFWIGLLLALPVVALEMGGHLTGLHQYVGRQTNNWIQMLLATPVVLWAGWPFFERAWLSIRNKSLNMFTLIAMGTGVAWGYSMMAAILPQIFPAAFRAADGSVAVYFEAAAVITVLVLLGQVLELRARETTSGAIRALLDLTPKLARRVRSDGSDEEVALEEVAVGDMLRIRPGEKVPVDGIVVEGRGTVDESMVTGESMPVTKAAGAALIGGTINQTGGLLMRSEKVGRDTMLARIVQMVADAQRSRAPIQRLADTVSGWFVPGVIVVAIVAFIVWSLLGPAPAMAYGLIAAVSVLIIACPCALGLATPMSIMVGVGRGAEAGVLIKNAEALERMEKVDTLVVDKTGTLTEGRPSVVAIDVAEGFEEQDLLRIAASLERSSEHPLAAAIVKAAEDRGLALVEPSGVDQPVGKGIVGVVVDKAIVLGNASFLEEYDVDLGALTEAADRLRTDGATAIYIAVNGKAAGVIAIADPVKETTGDALAALREAGIKVIMLTGDNRVTAEAIARRLGIDDVEADVLPDQKSAVVQRLREEGRIVAMAGDGVNDAPALAAADVGIAMGSGTDVAIESAGVTLLRGDLLGIVRARHLSHATMANIRQNLFFAFAYNVAGIPVAAGVLYPVFGLLLSPVIAAAAMALSSVSVIANSLRLRFARI; the protein is encoded by the coding sequence ATGCACGATCATCAGGGCGCAGAAAAAGGCAGCGGGAGCACGACCGATCCCGTCTGCGGCATGACGGTCGATCCGGCCACCACACCTCACACCGCGACGCATAGCGGCAAGCATCACTATTTCTGCAGCGCAGGCTGCCTCGCCAAATTCGAGGCCGATCCCGATCTTTATGCCGCAAAAAGCGAGCCGGCCGCAGCCGATGCACCCGAAGGCGCCATCTGGACCTGCCCGATGCATCCCGAAATCCAGCGCGCCGGCCCCGGAAGCTGCCCGATCTGCGGCATGGCACTCGAGCCCGTCATGCCGACAGCATCGGACGGCCCCAGCGAAGAATATCGCGATATGCGGCGGCGCTTCTGGATCGGGCTCCTTCTCGCCCTTCCGGTGGTTGCGCTCGAAATGGGCGGCCATCTGACGGGCCTCCACCAATATGTCGGCCGCCAGACGAACAACTGGATCCAGATGCTGCTCGCGACCCCCGTCGTGCTATGGGCTGGCTGGCCCTTCTTCGAGCGCGCCTGGCTCTCGATCCGCAACAAGAGCCTCAACATGTTCACCCTCATAGCGATGGGGACGGGCGTTGCCTGGGGCTACAGCATGATGGCGGCGATTCTCCCGCAAATCTTCCCGGCAGCCTTCCGCGCCGCCGATGGTTCGGTCGCGGTCTATTTCGAGGCCGCCGCAGTCATCACGGTCCTGGTGCTACTCGGGCAGGTGCTCGAACTCAGGGCCCGCGAAACGACGAGCGGCGCGATCCGCGCGCTCCTTGACCTGACACCGAAGCTCGCCCGGCGCGTCCGCAGCGATGGAAGCGACGAGGAGGTAGCGCTCGAGGAAGTCGCGGTCGGCGACATGCTGCGCATCCGTCCGGGCGAAAAAGTCCCCGTCGATGGCATCGTCGTAGAAGGCCGCGGCACAGTCGACGAATCGATGGTTACGGGCGAATCGATGCCGGTCACCAAGGCGGCCGGCGCGGCGCTGATCGGCGGGACGATCAACCAGACGGGCGGCCTGCTCATGCGCAGCGAGAAGGTCGGGCGCGACACGATGCTCGCGCGGATCGTACAAATGGTCGCCGACGCGCAGCGCAGCCGGGCGCCGATCCAGCGTCTCGCCGATACCGTTTCGGGCTGGTTCGTGCCCGGCGTCATCGTCGTCGCCATCGTCGCTTTCATTGTCTGGTCGCTTCTCGGCCCCGCGCCCGCCATGGCCTACGGCCTTATCGCCGCCGTCTCGGTGCTCATCATCGCCTGCCCCTGCGCGCTCGGCCTCGCGACGCCGATGTCGATCATGGTCGGCGTGGGGCGTGGCGCCGAAGCCGGCGTGCTGATCAAAAATGCCGAGGCGCTTGAACGGATGGAGAAGGTCGACACCCTCGTCGTCGACAAGACCGGGACGCTGACCGAAGGCAGGCCCTCGGTCGTCGCCATCGACGTCGCCGAAGGCTTCGAAGAGCAGGATCTGCTCCGGATTGCCGCGAGCCTCGAGCGCAGCAGCGAACATCCATTGGCGGCCGCGATCGTCAAGGCCGCCGAGGACCGGGGCCTCGCGCTGGTCGAGCCATCGGGGGTCGACCAGCCGGTCGGCAAGGGTATCGTCGGGGTCGTCGTCGACAAGGCGATAGTCCTCGGCAATGCGAGCTTTCTTGAAGAATATGACGTCGATCTGGGCGCGCTCACCGAGGCAGCCGACCGCCTTCGCACAGACGGCGCGACGGCGATCTACATCGCGGTCAATGGCAAGGCGGCCGGGGTCATCGCCATCGCCGATCCCGTCAAGGAAACGACGGGCGACGCGCTCGCGGCGCTGCGCGAGGCCGGAATCAAGGTCATCATGCTCACCGGCGACAATCGCGTCACCGCCGAGGCGATCGCGCGGCGCCTCGGCATCGACGACGTTGAGGCCGACGTCCTCCCCGACCAGAAGAGTGCGGTCGTGCAGCGGCTGCGCGAAGAGGGCCGGATCGTCGCGATGGCCGGCGACGGGGTCAACGACGCCCCCGCGCTCGCCGCCGCTGACGTCGGCATCGCGATGGGCTCGGGAACCGATGTCGCCATCGAAAGCGCGGGAGTGACGCTGCTGCGCGGCGACCTTCTGGGCATCGTGCGGGCGCGGCATCTCAGCCATGCGACGATGGCGAACATCCGCCAGAATCTCTTCTTCGCTTTCGCCTATAATGTCGCCGGGATTCCGGTCGCTGCGGGCGTGCTCTATCCGGTCTTCGGACTATTGCTCTCGCCGGTCATTGCCGCCGCTGCGATGGCACTCTCGTCCGTCAGCGTCATCGCCAATTCGTTGCGGCTGCGCTTTGCCAGAATCTGA
- a CDS encoding periplasmic heavy metal sensor has product MPSRRLLLLGLIAFAAAIAGVFIGRLVADAPKASETELHALLHGQLDLTPEQEKKLERIEADFAGRRQALELEMRAANVRLAQAIEAEHGYGPRVTEAIDETHEVMGTLQKETLQHLFAMRGVLNPDQAEMFDKSVVKALTADAR; this is encoded by the coding sequence ATGCCGTCGCGCCGTCTTCTTCTCTTGGGGCTCATTGCCTTCGCCGCGGCGATTGCCGGCGTGTTCATCGGCCGTCTGGTGGCCGATGCGCCCAAAGCCAGCGAAACCGAACTTCATGCGCTTCTCCACGGCCAACTCGACCTGACCCCGGAGCAGGAAAAGAAACTCGAGCGGATCGAAGCCGACTTCGCCGGTCGCCGCCAGGCGCTCGAACTCGAGATGCGCGCCGCCAATGTCCGGCTCGCGCAGGCGATCGAAGCCGAGCATGGCTATGGACCGCGCGTCACCGAGGCGATCGACGAGACGCATGAGGTGATGGGGACATTGCAGAAGGAAACGCTCCAGCATCTCTTCGCGATGCGCGGGGTTCTCAACCCCGATCAAGCGGAAATGTTCGACAAAAGCGTGGTCAAGGCGCTGACCGCCGATGCGCGGTGA
- a CDS encoding DUF411 domain-containing protein: MPTRHVDRAVEDKLRDMSGFAVPGMPRGSPNGNVEAFEVLTFGADRKAVVFHTDPREGIE; encoded by the coding sequence GTGCCGACGCGGCATGTCGACCGGGCGGTCGAGGACAAACTGCGCGATATGTCCGGCTTCGCCGTGCCCGGCATGCCGCGCGGCTCCCCGAACGGAAATGTCGAAGCATTCGAAGTCTTGACCTTCGGCGCCGATAGAAAGGCCGTTGTGTTCCACACGGACCCCCGGGAAGGGATCGAGTAA
- the copC gene encoding copper homeostasis periplasmic binding protein CopC has translation MPATASAHTKLVSSTPAANSTVSKVTSVNLQFNEKIVASTLKTELVMTGMPGMANHAPMKVPYSSMMGKEGKSAMLMLKRPLTAGTYKVTWSAAGADTHRMGSEFSFTVK, from the coding sequence ATGCCGGCCACGGCAAGCGCGCACACCAAGCTCGTCAGCTCGACGCCCGCCGCCAATTCGACCGTTTCGAAGGTCACGTCGGTCAATCTTCAGTTCAACGAAAAGATCGTCGCCTCGACCCTCAAGACCGAGCTGGTCATGACCGGCATGCCCGGCATGGCCAATCATGCCCCGATGAAGGTGCCTTACTCGTCGATGATGGGCAAAGAGGGCAAGTCGGCGATGCTGATGCTCAAGCGGCCGCTGACAGCCGGAACCTACAAGGTCACATGGTCGGCGGCGGGCGCTGATACCCACCGCATGGGCAGCGAATTCAGCTTCACCGTAAAGTAA
- a CDS encoding class I SAM-dependent methyltransferase produces MPDPKPVARSYTPAAGYHFLTPFYDFGVAVTTRERVWRDRLVRHMALGEGDVILDIGSGTGNLALAIARHSRDVRYLGFDPDEAATRIARTKTAQIVPPPEFRVGFFAASAIDDWPSPSKIAICLVLHQVGLEEKARLLREARQVLAPGGKLYVTDYGEQRSRLMRLLFRLTIQQLDGVQDTQPNADGLLPVLMREAGFCDVRELETFRTPTGAIAIIEARKPGT; encoded by the coding sequence ATGCCCGACCCGAAACCCGTAGCAAGATCCTACACGCCAGCGGCAGGATATCACTTCCTGACGCCCTTTTATGATTTCGGCGTCGCGGTGACGACGCGCGAGCGCGTGTGGCGCGACCGTCTCGTTCGCCATATGGCGCTCGGCGAGGGTGACGTCATTCTCGATATCGGCTCGGGTACGGGAAATCTCGCGCTGGCGATCGCTCGCCATAGCCGGGACGTCCGCTATCTTGGTTTCGACCCCGACGAGGCCGCGACGCGAATTGCCCGAACGAAGACCGCGCAGATTGTTCCACCGCCGGAGTTTCGAGTTGGCTTTTTCGCGGCTTCGGCGATCGATGACTGGCCCTCGCCTTCCAAGATTGCGATCTGCCTCGTCCTTCATCAGGTCGGGCTTGAGGAAAAGGCACGTCTGCTACGCGAGGCCCGGCAGGTGCTCGCGCCGGGCGGCAAACTCTATGTCACCGACTATGGAGAACAGCGCAGCCGCCTCATGCGGTTGCTGTTCCGCCTGACGATCCAGCAGCTCGACGGCGTCCAGGACACCCAACCCAACGCCGATGGATTGCTCCCGGTGCTGATGAGAGAGGCAGGCTTTTGCGATGTTCGCGAACTTGAGACGTTCCGCACGCCAACCGGTGCGATCGCGATCATCGAGGCCCGAAAGCCCGGGACCTGA
- a CDS encoding copper resistance protein B: MTRVALLLAGIAPLTFAVPAAAQSMDHSMHGAAPAPTPAPSPTPAPVAQPAPEAPAEGSMEQMDHGSMQGMDMEPKTSTCPPKHAAMGHCTPEAEASGKGASDMDAMDHGTAAPSDPDCPPEHAKMGHCTPKGGSADPMAGMEGMATMSGASGTDLPPGDATAPAPPGDWYADRIYPQAEMEHSRHDMMKENGAQTIAFISFNLAEYQARKGRDGFRWDGEAWYGGDINRLTIKSEGEGVFGEGIESAEVQALYSRAIGPYFNAQAGIRQDLGPGPDRTYATIGFEGLAPYWFEVEGALFLSNKGDLLARLEGYYDQRITQKLILQPMAEVNFALQDVPETGVGSGLSDFELGLRLRYEVVKEFAPYVGVEWARKVGDTARFARAAGEDASGVSFVMGVRAWF; encoded by the coding sequence ATGACCCGGGTCGCGCTTCTCCTCGCGGGTATCGCCCCGCTGACCTTTGCTGTGCCCGCCGCGGCGCAGTCGATGGATCATTCGATGCATGGTGCGGCGCCCGCGCCGACACCCGCTCCCTCGCCAACGCCAGCGCCGGTAGCGCAGCCCGCGCCCGAAGCGCCCGCCGAAGGGTCGATGGAGCAGATGGACCATGGGAGCATGCAGGGCATGGACATGGAGCCCAAAACTTCGACCTGCCCGCCCAAACATGCGGCGATGGGTCATTGTACGCCCGAGGCGGAGGCTTCGGGCAAGGGCGCTTCTGACATGGACGCGATGGATCATGGCACGGCGGCGCCGTCCGATCCCGATTGTCCGCCCGAACATGCCAAAATGGGCCATTGCACCCCGAAGGGCGGGTCTGCGGACCCCATGGCCGGAATGGAAGGCATGGCGACGATGAGCGGCGCCAGCGGCACCGACTTGCCGCCGGGCGATGCTACCGCGCCTGCGCCTCCCGGCGACTGGTATGCCGATCGCATTTATCCCCAAGCCGAAATGGAGCATTCGCGCCACGACATGATGAAAGAGAATGGTGCGCAGACCATCGCTTTCATCAGCTTCAACCTTGCCGAATATCAGGCGCGCAAGGGCCGCGACGGGTTCCGCTGGGACGGTGAGGCTTGGTACGGCGGCGACATTAACCGGCTGACGATCAAGAGCGAAGGCGAGGGCGTGTTCGGCGAAGGCATCGAGAGCGCCGAGGTACAGGCGCTCTACAGCCGGGCGATCGGACCCTATTTCAACGCGCAGGCGGGTATCAGGCAGGATCTTGGGCCCGGCCCCGACCGCACCTATGCGACGATCGGCTTCGAGGGGCTCGCCCCCTATTGGTTCGAAGTCGAGGGCGCGCTGTTTCTTTCGAACAAGGGTGACCTGCTCGCCCGGCTCGAAGGCTATTACGACCAGCGCATCACCCAGAAACTGATCCTCCAGCCGATGGCGGAAGTCAATTTTGCGCTGCAGGATGTCCCCGAGACCGGCGTTGGTTCGGGGCTTTCGGATTTCGAGCTCGGGCTTCGCCTGCGTTACGAGGTCGTGAAGGAATTCGCGCCTTATGTCGGCGTCGAATGGGCGCGCAAGGTCGGCGATACCGCGCGTTTTGCCCGCGCCGCGGGCGAGGATGCGAGCGGCGTCAGCTTCGTGATGGGGGTGCGGGCCTGGTTCTAG
- a CDS encoding DUF305 domain-containing protein has protein sequence MYLVMFVMIDRLSSFYNNLNMLYMTLMMVSPMVVLMIVAMPGMFPSKRLNTFLLLGSAVAFFGSFGLIRTQTTIGDTAFLRSMIPHHSGAILMCEQASLKDAEIRELCRGIIAGQAAEIEQMKSILARK, from the coding sequence ATGTATTTGGTGATGTTCGTCATGATCGACCGCCTCTCGAGCTTCTACAATAATCTCAACATGCTCTACATGACGCTGATGATGGTCTCGCCGATGGTCGTGCTGATGATCGTCGCAATGCCGGGCATGTTCCCGTCGAAACGTCTCAATACGTTCCTGCTGCTGGGATCGGCAGTTGCCTTCTTCGGGAGCTTCGGGCTCATCCGGACACAGACGACGATCGGCGACACGGCCTTCTTGCGTTCGATGATCCCGCATCATTCGGGTGCGATCCTCATGTGTGAACAGGCTTCTCTCAAAGATGCCGAGATACGCGAACTCTGCCGCGGCATCATCGCGGGGCAGGCAGCCGAAATCGAACAGATGAAATCCATTCTCGCGAGGAAATGA
- a CDS encoding helix-turn-helix domain-containing protein, producing MTASTVSWSGSIMLGAGWALIDARIGSSRPHSHVAHQISLAVERDLEISGDADMIVPAGHAIAIASHVRHRLGPPGALVRSFYLDPLFRADARLSAGSAPVLLTPVETAGLCDIASGADAKRWASDYLDRSQVRPVDARLSEALAAPSDLSTARALADVACLSPSRLREIVCRDFGVPPAKLLQWLQLQRAVRALVGGGGLADAAAAGGFADQSHFTRRCAQWLGVTPSAGLSAFAFEIVP from the coding sequence TTGACCGCCAGCACCGTCTCATGGTCCGGTTCGATCATGCTCGGGGCCGGCTGGGCGTTGATTGACGCACGCATCGGGAGCAGCCGTCCTCATAGCCATGTGGCGCATCAGATCAGCCTCGCCGTCGAACGAGACCTCGAAATTTCCGGTGATGCCGACATGATAGTCCCTGCCGGACACGCCATTGCCATCGCATCGCATGTCCGGCACCGCCTGGGACCGCCGGGCGCCCTCGTGCGATCATTTTATCTCGACCCGCTTTTTCGTGCCGACGCGCGGCTGTCCGCCGGATCGGCGCCCGTCCTGTTGACACCAGTAGAGACGGCCGGACTATGCGATATCGCTAGCGGCGCGGACGCGAAGCGCTGGGCGTCCGACTATCTCGACCGGTCGCAGGTGCGTCCGGTGGATGCACGCCTGTCCGAGGCGCTCGCGGCCCCTAGTGATTTGTCGACCGCGCGCGCGTTGGCCGACGTCGCCTGCCTCTCGCCCTCGCGCCTTCGCGAAATCGTCTGCCGCGACTTCGGCGTGCCTCCGGCCAAATTGCTGCAGTGGCTCCAGCTTCAACGCGCCGTGCGGGCGCTGGTCGGCGGCGGAGGTCTCGCCGACGCAGCGGCGGCGGGAGGCTTCGCCGATCAGTCGCACTTCACGCGCCGCTGCGCTCAATGGCTAGGCGTGACGCCTTCGGCTGGCCTTAGCGCCTTCGCGTTCGAAATCGTGCCCTGA
- a CDS encoding DUF411 domain-containing protein has protein sequence MKNPMTRRHLFGLIAVGSGMALAACNSASGPAATSDKNGAAPAPGAETSSPKRMLVYRDPECGCCEAWADIARKAGYDVTVENRSDMAAVKTRYGVPGQLASCHTAVIGGYAIEGHVPMQHVARLLHDKPRDIRGIAVPGMPRGSPGMEMPDGSVDAFEVMAFGSDGKVSEFRA, from the coding sequence ATGAAAAATCCGATGACGCGCCGTCATCTTTTCGGCCTGATTGCGGTCGGATCGGGGATGGCGCTTGCGGCATGCAATTCTGCCTCGGGCCCGGCGGCGACCAGCGATAAGAATGGCGCGGCGCCCGCGCCGGGCGCCGAGACGTCCAGCCCCAAGCGAATGCTCGTTTATCGCGATCCCGAATGCGGCTGCTGCGAAGCTTGGGCGGATATCGCGCGCAAGGCGGGTTATGATGTGACTGTCGAGAACCGCTCTGACATGGCCGCCGTAAAGACGCGATATGGTGTGCCTGGCCAGCTGGCGTCGTGCCACACGGCAGTTATCGGCGGCTATGCCATTGAGGGTCATGTGCCGATGCAGCATGTCGCGAGGCTCCTTCACGACAAGCCACGCGACATTCGAGGGATCGCCGTGCCCGGCATGCCGCGCGGCTCACCAGGAATGGAAATGCCGGACGGAAGCGTGGACGCATTCGAAGTGATGGCGTTCGGCAGCGACGGCAAGGTTTCTGAATTCCGCGCATGA
- the copD gene encoding copper homeostasis membrane protein CopD has product MGDPVLIGIRFALYADLMLIAGLAAFPLFALTRSERHEPQPMMAAIWRAERWLCAIGLLVSSLGMGVLAASMQGVGILSLEFQPFWDLVRETEVGMAWIYRSAALLVALAAAVWMTRRPTIAAAILTLAGSVAVATLVWSGHAGATEGAAGTLHRASDILHLIAAAVWIGAIGAFLMLISPQRLREWPGGLQIASRSLDQFSRVGTICVLVIAATGLVNSQMIVGAENLGRSLGSPYGQLLLAKLALFGLMLALAAANRWQLTPALAAAVPETNTDNVAADPDLAIAAMRRSLVIEASAALAILALVAWFGTLEPFVAVDPV; this is encoded by the coding sequence GTGGGGGACCCCGTTCTGATCGGCATCAGGTTCGCACTTTATGCGGACCTGATGCTCATCGCCGGCCTTGCTGCGTTCCCGCTTTTTGCGCTGACGCGGAGCGAACGCCATGAGCCGCAGCCGATGATGGCCGCGATCTGGCGCGCAGAACGATGGCTCTGCGCCATCGGGCTGCTCGTCTCCAGCCTCGGAATGGGCGTGCTCGCGGCCTCGATGCAGGGCGTGGGCATCCTCTCCCTGGAGTTCCAACCCTTTTGGGATCTGGTTCGCGAAACCGAGGTCGGCATGGCCTGGATCTACCGGAGCGCCGCGCTGCTCGTTGCGTTGGCGGCGGCAGTCTGGATGACGCGCCGGCCGACAATCGCAGCCGCCATACTCACTCTTGCCGGCTCGGTCGCCGTCGCGACCTTGGTCTGGTCGGGCCATGCGGGCGCGACCGAGGGCGCGGCGGGCACCCTGCATCGGGCCAGCGACATATTGCACCTGATCGCAGCGGCGGTCTGGATCGGCGCAATCGGCGCCTTTCTTATGCTGATCTCGCCCCAGCGCCTCCGCGAATGGCCGGGGGGACTCCAAATTGCGTCGCGGAGTCTCGATCAATTCTCGCGCGTCGGTACGATCTGCGTCCTCGTCATCGCCGCCACCGGCCTCGTCAACAGCCAGATGATCGTCGGCGCCGAGAATCTCGGCCGCTCCCTCGGCTCGCCCTATGGACAATTGCTCCTCGCCAAGCTTGCGCTGTTCGGACTGATGTTAGCGCTCGCGGCGGCGAACCGCTGGCAGCTGACCCCGGCGCTCGCGGCCGCCGTCCCGGAGACCAATACCGACAATGTCGCCGCCGACCCCGACCTCGCGATCGCAGCCATGCGCAGAAGCCTGGTCATCGAAGCGTCGGCCGCGCTCGCCATACTCGCGCTGGTCGCCTGGTTCGGCACGCTCGAACCCTTCGTCGCCGTCGATCCGGTTTGA
- a CDS encoding copper resistance system multicopper oxidase — translation MERRRFVSGALGGGAAAAMAAWFPAWAQSVSSGITAPLPTVSGNDITLRIARQTMRIDGKVSRAIGINGTVPAPLVRLKEGQTARLTVVNDLDEDSSIHWHGLILPFQMDGVPGVSFPGIKPRSKFVYEFPVVQSGTYWYHSHSGLQEQLGHYGPIVIDPAGADPIGYDREHVVVLSDHSQLSPEAIFRKLKVNPGHFNMQRQTLAGLLAGKDQPLKERIDWGKMRMDPTDVADVNGSTYTFLVNGHGPRDNWTALFSPGERVRLRIVNASAMTIFNVRIPGLRMTVVQADGLNVVPTEIDEFQIAVAETYDVIVTPVEDRAYTLVAEANDRSGMGRATLAPRAGMVAEVPPLRERPLATMKDMGMGDMSGGSMAGMDHSGGDMGAMPMPASDPSCPPEHAKMGHCTPAGESGAMAGMDHGSGGGMQHSMRDFSVAPQVKRDPSVQTISPMPMDRMDEPGQGLENVGHKVLTYHDLVALERNPDTRAASRSLDIHLTGNMERFMWSFDGIKMSDYHEPIPFIEGERVRINLINDSMMSHPIHLHGHFFELVTGKGDRSPRKHTVLVQPGGIASFDFTADALGDWAFHCHLLYHMHAGMMRVVSVRPKGDGE, via the coding sequence ATGGAAAGGCGTCGGTTCGTCAGTGGAGCTTTGGGTGGAGGGGCTGCTGCGGCGATGGCCGCATGGTTCCCGGCCTGGGCCCAGTCGGTGTCGTCCGGCATCACCGCGCCGCTTCCGACCGTATCCGGCAATGACATAACGCTGCGCATCGCCCGGCAGACGATGCGGATCGACGGCAAGGTCAGCCGCGCGATCGGGATCAACGGCACCGTGCCCGCGCCGCTCGTCCGTCTAAAGGAAGGGCAGACAGCGCGCCTGACCGTCGTCAACGATCTCGACGAGGACAGCTCGATCCACTGGCACGGCCTGATCCTGCCGTTCCAGATGGACGGCGTGCCCGGCGTCAGCTTCCCCGGCATCAAGCCGCGCTCGAAGTTTGTCTATGAATTCCCGGTCGTTCAATCGGGGACTTATTGGTATCACAGCCATTCGGGGCTTCAGGAACAGCTCGGCCATTATGGCCCGATCGTCATCGATCCCGCGGGCGCCGACCCGATCGGCTACGATCGCGAGCATGTCGTCGTCCTGTCCGACCACAGTCAATTGTCGCCCGAGGCGATCTTCCGCAAGCTCAAGGTCAATCCCGGCCATTTCAACATGCAGCGCCAGACGCTGGCGGGCCTGCTCGCCGGCAAGGATCAACCGCTCAAGGAGCGGATCGATTGGGGCAAGATGCGGATGGACCCGACCGACGTCGCCGACGTCAATGGTTCGACATACACCTTCCTCGTCAACGGCCATGGTCCGCGCGACAACTGGACCGCGCTCTTCAGCCCGGGCGAGCGGGTGCGCCTGCGTATCGTCAATGCGTCGGCGATGACGATCTTCAACGTCCGCATCCCGGGCCTCAGGATGACCGTGGTGCAGGCCGACGGCCTCAATGTCGTGCCGACCGAGATCGACGAGTTCCAGATCGCGGTCGCCGAAACCTATGACGTCATCGTCACGCCGGTCGAGGACCGTGCTTATACGCTCGTTGCCGAGGCCAATGACCGGTCGGGCATGGGACGCGCGACGCTCGCACCGCGCGCCGGCATGGTCGCCGAGGTGCCGCCGCTCCGCGAACGGCCGCTCGCGACCATGAAGGACATGGGCATGGGCGACATGTCGGGCGGCTCAATGGCGGGTATGGACCATTCGGGCGGCGATATGGGCGCCATGCCCATGCCGGCGAGCGATCCTTCCTGTCCCCCTGAACATGCCAAGATGGGCCATTGTACGCCAGCGGGGGAAAGCGGCGCGATGGCGGGCATGGATCATGGATCGGGCGGAGGCATGCAGCACAGCATGCGCGACTTCAGTGTCGCGCCGCAGGTCAAGCGCGACCCGAGCGTCCAGACGATCTCGCCGATGCCGATGGATCGCATGGACGAGCCGGGGCAGGGACTGGAGAATGTCGGGCACAAGGTGCTGACCTACCATGACCTTGTCGCGCTCGAGCGCAACCCCGATACCCGCGCCGCCTCGCGCTCGCTCGACATCCATCTGACCGGCAATATGGAACGCTTCATGTGGTCGTTCGACGGCATCAAGATGTCCGACTATCACGAGCCCATCCCCTTCATCGAGGGAGAGCGCGTGCGGATCAACCTCATCAACGATTCGATGATGAGCCACCCCATCCACCTCCACGGTCATTTTTTCGAACTGGTGACGGGCAAGGGCGACCGGTCGCCGCGCAAGCATACGGTGCTTGTCCAGCCGGGCGGCATCGCGAGCTTCGATTTTACCGCCGACGCGCTCGGCGACTGGGCGTTCCATTGCCATCTTCTCTATCACATGCACGCGGGAATGATGCGCGTCGTCAGCGTCCGTCCGAAGGGAGACGGCGAATGA